The following nucleotide sequence is from Fibrobacterota bacterium.
AATCCCCCGGCACATGGCGCCAACGGGCTTCGGGCCGGCGGCGGATCACGCCCAGGTTGCTGCACGGGGCGTCCACGATGATGCAATCGAATCGCCCGCGTAGGGCGGCGTGCGCGGGATCCATCACCACGGGCCGGAGCCGATCGTGCCCGAGGCGCTCGCGGGCATCCCGGATGCGGCGCAAGCGGCGGAAGGAAAGATCGTTGCAAACGATGGGAGCGGCGGATGCGGGCGTTCCGGAGGGAACCGCAGCGACAGCGGCCCGGCCGCCGGCTTTTTCCGCGGCGAGGGAATATTCCAACAGACAGGCGGCCTTGCCTCCGGGAGCGGCGCAGAGGTCCAGCAGGGATTCGGAAGGCCGCCAGGCGGCCAGGCGCGCGATGAGCCCGGCGGCGGGATCCTGGAACGCGAAGGCTCCGCGGGCGAAGAGGTCCGAATGCAAGGCGACCTCGCTCGATCCCATGAGACGCAGGAATAGGGGCGCGTCCGCTTCCGGTTCCGCCGAAAGACCCAAGACGGCGAGGCCGGCCCGGACTTCCGCCACCGCGGCGTCCGCCTTCGAAGCGCGGGCCGGATTTGCGCGGATGAACGCGGGGGCCTCTTCGTTGTTGCGAGCGAGGGTGGTCTTGAGGCGCTGGGCGCCGAGGCGCTTGAGCCAACGCCGCACCAACCATTCCGGATGAGAAAAATTCACGGCCAGGGAGCGGACGGATTCCCCCGGGGCCCGCTTAAGCCCTTGCGCGGCGATCTTCTTGAGGAGCGCGTTGGCGAAGCCGGCTTGATGCTTGCCGGCATGGCGTTTGGCCAGTTCTACCCCTAAGTTCACGGCCGCGAAAGCGGGCACGTCCAGGAAAAGCATCTGGTATGCGGAAAGCCGCAGGATCGACCGCAGGGTGCCGGGCCCCGGAGGCTTCGGCGCGTAAGCGTCGATATTGTAGTCGAGCAGGGAGCGGTTCCGCACGACCCCCAGGCAAAGGGTTCGGACCAAGCCGCGATCGGACTTGGGAAGGTCGTTGGTATGGAGCGGGAACAGATCCTTGAGGAAGGGGCCTTCCTTACTGGGGCCTTCCGATTCCTGCGCGCGCAGGATGCCTAAAGCGGCTTCGCGCGCCGCGTAGCCGGCTACGCTCATTCCGGCCCTCTCACTTCGGCCTTCTCACGACAACCGGAAGTTTTCGCGCTCGGCAGGTTGCAGTCCGTTGACGAAGTCGGGCCCGGACACCCGGGGCTTGCCTTCCCATTGCACTTCGCGCAACATCAGCCAGCCGCGCCCGGTCGCGACGTAAGGATAGCGATCGGTTCCAATGCGAACCGTTCCGGGTTCGGCGCTCTCCGTCGCCGCCGGCGGCTCGTCCACGGGCCGGGTCGCATGCACGCGGAGTACGCGGGCGGAGCCCGCCTGCGCCGCGTAACACACCGGATACGGGTTGAAGGCGCGCACGCGATCGTGCAAGGCTTGGGCGGGCAGGGCGAAATCGAGCTTGCCGTCCTCTTTCTTGAGCTTGGGCGCCGGAGTGCTGGCCGAATGATCCTGCGTTTCGGTCCGGGACCGTCCCGCTTCCAGATCGTCGAGGGCCTGAAGCAAGGTATCGCGGCCCAATTCGCGCAACCGCGCGAAGAGATCCGCCGAGGTTTCTTCCGGCCCGATGGGCGTTCTCGCCCGCGCCAGGACTTGGCCATGATCGATTTCCGCGTCCAGTTGGAACACGGTCACTCCCGTTTCCTTTTCCCCGTTGGCGATGGCCCATTGGATGGGCGCGGCCCCGCGGTACTTGGGTAAAAGGGAACCGTGCACGTTCACGGCCCCGAAGCGGGCCAAGGGAAACAGGGTCGCGGGCAGGATGCGGTAGGCGACCACGACCAGCAGATCGGCGGCTTGGGCCTTGATGAGGTCATGGAACTCCGGCGTCTTGAGCGATACGGGCTGCGCCACCGGGAGGCCCAGGGCGAGGGCCTTTTCCTTCACCGGCGGGGCCGCCAGCTTCATGCCCCGCCCTTTGGGTTTATCCGGCTGCGTGACCACCAGGGAGACTTGGTGGCGGGCCTGCAGGGCTTCCAGGAAGGGGACGGCGAATTCGGGCGTGCCCATGAAGACGAGTCGCATCCCCATAATGGAGTTAATCGCGCCCACATGCGCAAGGCGGGAAGAGGATTATCTTCCCGCACGGAAGGCAATTGACTTGTATGCATCCGGGAGGCATCTTTATGCATATGCGGACTACGATCAATATCGACGATGAATTGTTGCGGAAGGCCTCCGAGGCCACGGGGATCACCGAGAAAACCGCTTTGGTACGGAAAGCCTTGGAAAGCTTGGTCGTGGACGCGGCCTATAAGCGCCTGGCGGCCATGGGCGGGACCATGAAGAACCTTAAGCCCGTTTCCCGCAAGCGGCCCTGGTCGCGCAAGTGAAGGTGCTGGCGGATACCTCGGTGTGGATCCATTTCCTGAGCGCCGGCGAGCCCGGCATGTCCGATTTGCTCACCCAAAAAGCGGTGGACATGCATCCTTTCGTCATCGGCGAGTTGGCTTGCGGGAACCTCGCGGACCGAAAGCGGTTCTTAGCCGAGATTGGCAGGCTTCCGCGCGCTTTGCCCGCGCAAGACAACGAGGTCCTCGCATTCGTGGAATCGCATCGTCTCTACGGCACAGGGCTGAGCTGGACCGATGCCCATCTTCTCGCTTCGGCCCTGATTTCGGGAGATCAGCTATGGACCCGGGATAAAGCCCTTGGCAAGGCCGCTGTGAAGGTCGGGATCGCCTTTAACCCCGGCGCGCATTGATTCGATCCTGGTCGGGTCGGGCCGTCCCATGATTTCGGCTCCGCTTAGAGCCGGTCAGCCCTTCTTCAGGGGCCGCCACCATTTTTCGTTGGCCTTGTACCACTCCACCGTGGACTTGATGCCCGAGTCGAAATCGTGCTTCGGCTTCCACCCCAACTCCCGGCTGATCTTGGAGGCGTCGATGGCGTAGCGGCGATCATGGCCCAGGCGATCTTCCACGTAGCGGATGGAGGTTTCGTCCTTGCCCATCAGGGCGAGCAGCTTGCGGGCGATCTCGATGTTCTCGCGCTCGTTATTGCCGCCGATATTGTAGGCCTCGCCCGCGCGGCCCTTCTCCAGGGCCAGCAATATGCCGGTGCAATGATCTTCCACGTGCAGCCAATCGCGCACGTTCTTCCCATCGCCGTAGATGGGTATCTGCTTGCCTTCCATCAGATTGGAAATCAGCAAGGGGATGAGCTTCTCGGGGAATTGGTACGGGCCGTAATTGTTGGAGCAGCGGGTGAGGACGGTGTCCATCCCGAAGGTGTGGTGGTAGGCCTGCACCAGGAAATCCGAACCGGCCTTGCTGGCCGAGTAAGGGGAATTGGGCGTCAGGGGGGTGGTCTCGCTGAATAGCCCGGTGGGGCCGAGCGAACCGTAAACCTCATCGGTGGACACGTGCAGGAAGCGGCCCACCTTGGCCTTGCGCGCCGACTCCAGCAACACCTGGGTGCCCATCACGTTGGTCTGGACGAAAATCTCGGGCCCGGCGATGCTCCGATCCACGTGCGACTCGGCCGCGAAATGGACGACCGCATCCGGATTGGCCGAGAATATCTCGCTCATGAGGGCGCTGTCGCAGATATCGGCCTTGAAGAACTTGTAGTTGGGATTGCCGGCCAGATCCGACAAGTTGGCCGGATTCCCGGCATAGGTCAACTTATCGACATTGGTCACGCGCCAGCCAGGGCGGGAGGCGAGGACCAGGCGGATGAAATTGGATCCGATGAAACCGCAGCCGCCGGTGACGATGAGATGCATAAGGGTCCCTAACAGAATGCTGGCTTAGAGCGAGGCCGAGACCCCATTCTGTTAGGGACTCTGAAAGTCAAAGTTAGCAAACCGCGGAAATTAGGCAATCGGCCCGGCAAGGCCGGGGGCCCGGCAAGGCCGGCGGCACGGCAGGGCCGGGGCGCGGTTAGCCTGAGCTTACTTGCTGAACTCCCTGGACACGCGGATGAGATCCTCTTCGATGCGAAGGAAGGCTTGCACCAAATCGGGATCGAAGTGCCGGCCCGATTCCGCCAGGATCATTTCGCGCGCCTTTCCGTGCGGGATCGGTTCCTTATAACAGCGGCGCGAAACCAAGGCATCGTACACGTCCGCCAGCGCCACTATGCGGGCGGAGAGGGGAATGGCTTTTCCTTTCAGCGGCTTTCCGATCCCGGGCTCGACGAACATGGCCCGGGTGGACCCCAGCACGTTCGGGTAACCGGTGCCGTCGTAGCGCTGGTGGTGGTGGTAGGCGATCTCCTTGGACAAGGAGTAGAAGGTGCGCCATCCCAGCTTCAGCTCCAACTCGTGGAGCAGATCGCCGCCGATGATGGTGTGCATCTTCATGATCTCGAACTCATCGGCGGTAAGGCCCCCGCGCTTCTTGAGGATGTCGTCGCGGATGCCCACCTTGCCGATGTCGTGGAGCGGCGCCGCGATGAAGATCTCGTCGCAATAGCTGCGCGTGATGTAATCCGAGTACTCCGGGAACTTGGCCATTTCTTGCGCGAGCATGCGCGAGTAATGGCTCATGCGGATGATATGATCGCCGGTGTCGGGATCGCGCACCTCGGAAATCTTGGCGAAGCCGAGGATGGAAACCTTCTGGATCTCGTTGCCGCGCTCCAGGCCCTCCAGGATGCGATCATGCATCCCCTGGTTGGCCTTGCGGTAGGCGGAGGCGATGGCCCATAGCCCGCCGTAGGGCACCACGAATTCGGGCAGCCATGCGAGCCAGGGCAAGGGTTGGGCAGGCAGGAAACCCGCGGCCGTGCCATGCACGGCGACATGCATTCCGAAACGGGCCAGGTGGAAGACGGCCCCGAAGGCGAGGGCGGGAAGCAAAGGATTGTCGAGGATGGTTTCGAACAAGGCCAGGGTGCGGGGGGCCGGGGCGCGGGCCGTAAACGGCTTGACCGCTGGAAGGGCCGTAGGCTTGCCCTGGCCATGGATATCCAATAATGTCATAGGATCGATGGTCCCCTTCGATCGCGAACCTAGCTATAGTAAGGCCCACGAGGCCTTTCGCACAGCGCGATTCTCCCGACCGATAACGGGCGAACCGGTCCCGTTTCGCCATGGTCGCAAAGAGGGTGGTGAGCGTGGACGCATGATTTTGCTATGATTTTACCAGCGCGCGATGCGCTCCCCCCATGCCTCGTCCTAATTCACGGAAATCGGCTCCCCATGATCGCCTTGCCCGCGCTCGTATGCTGATCCGGTCGCGCCAATCCCTCAGCGAATCCCTGGCTGCAAAGAATTCCGACAGAGAGGAAAAAGTGGTCTTCGCCCGCCTCGATCATGGGCGCGAGGCCCGCAAGGGTTTTCCGGAAGTGGTTTTCGGGGAAGGCAAGACCCCGGAACAAATCGTGCTCTTGGCCGAGCGCATCCTGGCGCGCTCCGGACGGCTCCTGGTCACGCGCGCCCCGCCCGAGGTTTGGGAACGCCTACGGCCCCGCTTTCCGCGCCTTAGCTACGATGCGGCCGCGCGCGCGATCTGGTACGCGGGAACGCCGGCGTTACGCGCCCGCCATGCCTTGCGGCGCGGTAGCGTGCTGGTGGTGGCGGCCGGCACCGGCGATCTGCCCGTGGCGGAAGAGGCGGCGCTCACCGCCCGCCTGCTCGGCTGCCGGGTCAAGACCGTCTACGACGTGGGCG
It contains:
- a CDS encoding VapC toxin family PIN domain ribonuclease, giving the protein MSDLLTQKAVDMHPFVIGELACGNLADRKRFLAEIGRLPRALPAQDNEVLAFVESHRLYGTGLSWTDAHLLASALISGDQLWTRDKALGKAAVKVGIAFNPGAH
- a CDS encoding methionyl-tRNA formyltransferase gives rise to the protein MRLVFMGTPEFAVPFLEALQARHQVSLVVTQPDKPKGRGMKLAAPPVKEKALALGLPVAQPVSLKTPEFHDLIKAQAADLLVVVAYRILPATLFPLARFGAVNVHGSLLPKYRGAAPIQWAIANGEKETGVTVFQLDAEIDHGQVLARARTPIGPEETSADLFARLRELGRDTLLQALDDLEAGRSRTETQDHSASTPAPKLKKEDGKLDFALPAQALHDRVRAFNPYPVCYAAQAGSARVLRVHATRPVDEPPAATESAEPGTVRIGTDRYPYVATGRGWLMLREVQWEGKPRVSGPDFVNGLQPAERENFRLS
- a CDS encoding type II toxin-antitoxin system VapB family antitoxin gives rise to the protein MRTTINIDDELLRKASEATGITEKTALVRKALESLVVDAAYKRLAAMGGTMKNLKPVSRKRPWSRK
- the larB gene encoding nickel pincer cofactor biosynthesis protein LarB translates to MLIRSRQSLSESLAAKNSDREEKVVFARLDHGREARKGFPEVVFGEGKTPEQIVLLAERILARSGRLLVTRAPPEVWERLRPRFPRLSYDAAARAIWYAGTPALRARHALRRGSVLVVAAGTGDLPVAEEAALTARLLGCRVKTVYDVGVAGLHRLLAQLPALRKATVIIAVAGMEGALASVVAGLVKAPVIGVPTSIGYGSSLQGMAALLAMLNSCASGLTVVNIDNGFGAGFAAAQMLRLAQKA
- the rfbB gene encoding dTDP-glucose 4,6-dehydratase gives rise to the protein MHLIVTGGCGFIGSNFIRLVLASRPGWRVTNVDKLTYAGNPANLSDLAGNPNYKFFKADICDSALMSEIFSANPDAVVHFAAESHVDRSIAGPEIFVQTNVMGTQVLLESARKAKVGRFLHVSTDEVYGSLGPTGLFSETTPLTPNSPYSASKAGSDFLVQAYHHTFGMDTVLTRCSNNYGPYQFPEKLIPLLISNLMEGKQIPIYGDGKNVRDWLHVEDHCTGILLALEKGRAGEAYNIGGNNERENIEIARKLLALMGKDETSIRYVEDRLGHDRRYAIDASKISRELGWKPKHDFDSGIKSTVEWYKANEKWWRPLKKG
- a CDS encoding HD domain-containing protein, with the protein product MTLLDIHGQGKPTALPAVKPFTARAPAPRTLALFETILDNPLLPALAFGAVFHLARFGMHVAVHGTAAGFLPAQPLPWLAWLPEFVVPYGGLWAIASAYRKANQGMHDRILEGLERGNEIQKVSILGFAKISEVRDPDTGDHIIRMSHYSRMLAQEMAKFPEYSDYITRSYCDEIFIAAPLHDIGKVGIRDDILKKRGGLTADEFEIMKMHTIIGGDLLHELELKLGWRTFYSLSKEIAYHHHQRYDGTGYPNVLGSTRAMFVEPGIGKPLKGKAIPLSARIVALADVYDALVSRRCYKEPIPHGKAREMILAESGRHFDPDLVQAFLRIEEDLIRVSREFSK